A segment of the Collimonas fungivorans genome:
GCCACGCCTCATACCAGGCGCTGGCCGACGATCCGCAAGTCGATGTGATCTACATCGCCACGCCGCACTCTATGCATGCCGAAAATGCCATCATGTGCCTGGCAGCCGGCAAGCATGTGCTGTGCGAAAAACCGTTCACCATGAACCGGCGCGAAGCGGAACAGGTGATCGCGCTTGCACGCCGCAACAAGCTTTTCCTGCTGGAGGCGATGTGGTCGCGTTTCCTGCCCGGCATAACCGAAGCCAGGCGCATCGTCGCTAGCGGCGAAATCGGCAAGGTGCGCCAGGTGCAGTCGGATTTCAGTTTCGTCGGCGATTTCGGTCCCGAACACCGCTTGTACAATCCCGAACTCGGTGGCGGCGCGCTGCTCGACATCGGCATTTATCCTTTATCGATCTCGACTTTTTTCCTCGGCCCGGTCGACGCCGTGCAATCGATTGCCGAAATCGGCGCCACCGGCGTCGACGAGCAAACCGCATTTTCCATGCGCCACCGCGGCGGCGGACTGTCTTCCTGCATCTGCAGCACCCGCGTCGCCGGCCCGGTCGAAATGACCATCTCCGGCGAGCTGGGCTACCTGCGCCTGCATACGAATTTCCACCTGGGCGCCAGTCTGACCATAACGCTGGCCGACGGCAGCACACGCAGCCAGCAATGCCCGTTCATCGGCAACGGTTATGCACACGAAGCGATCGAGGTAATGCGCTGCCTGCGCGCCGGCCTGGTTGAAAGCCCGTTCACGACGCACGACGAGACGCTGGCGCAGATGGCTGTGCTTGATACGATACGCGCACAAATCGGCGTAACCTATCCTGCCGACCAGGCTTGACGATTCAAATCCGGATAGCGAATCCGGATAAAATAAGCAGCTACGGCAGCAGCCTTATCGGGATCATCATGCAGAATATTCAAGCAGTAGAACTAGCCAAAGCCTATCGCCTGCTCAACCACGGCCCCACCACGATCGTCACCAGCGCCCACGGCGGCGTCAGCAACGTGATGGCGGCGGCATGGGCGATGCCGCTCGATTTCGATCCGCCCAAGGTGTTGCTGGTGATCGACAGCAGCACCCTGACCCGCGAACTGGTGGAAGCCTCGGGCGAATTCGCCCTGAACATCCCGACCCGGGCGCTGGCCGAGACCACGCTCGCAGTAGGGTCGAGCTCGGGACGCGACGGCGACAAATTCGCCGCGCTCGATATCGCCACATTTCCGTCGGAGAAAATTGCCGCGCCGCTGATGTCGGGCTGCCTGGCCTGGCTGGAATGCAAGGTGATTCCGGAATTGCACAACCAGCAGCGCTATGACCTGTTCATCGCCGAGGTGGTGGCGGCCTGGGCCGATGCTGCAGCGTTTTCGGCAGGCCGCTGGCATTTCCCGGCCGACGACCAGCGCTCGCTGCACTACCTGTCCGGCGGCGCCTTTTTTGCCACCGGCGAGGCATTCAATGTCGAACTGAAGCCGTAACGAAGATTCAGTTTCCCGTCAAACCGAGGGCAATCAGCCGCGTCCGATGAACGGCATGTTGGTCGCCATCACTGTCATGAATTGAACGTTCGCATCCAGCGGCAGGCTCGCCATGTACAGCACCGCATTGGCGACGTTTTCCACCGACATGGTCGGCTCCACTGCAACCTGGCCGTTGGCTTGCAAAATGCCTCGCTCCATCTTTTCGGTCATGTCGGTAGCGGCGTTGCCGATATCGATCTGGCCGCAGGCGATATTGTATTTGCGGCCGTCCAGCGAAGTCGACTTGGTGAGGCCGGTGATGGCATGCTTGGTCGCCGTATAGGCGACCGAATTCGGCCGCGGCACATGGGCCGAGATCGAACCGTTGTTGATGATGCGGCCGCCGCCCGGAGTTTGCGCCTTCATGATGCGGAACGCTTCCTGCGTGCACAGGAAAGCGCCGCTCAGGTTGACATCGACCGACGCCTTCCATTGCGCAAAATCGACATCTTCCAGCGACGCCGATTTGGTAAAGATGCCGGCATTGTTGAACAGCAGGTCAAGCCGGCCGAACCGATCCCTGGTTTTTTCGAACAAGGCCTTGACCGATGCCGGATCGCTGACGTCGGCAGATACCGCCAAGGCGTCCACCCCCGAGGCCCCGGCAGCGGCAACCGTCTCCTCCAGAGCAGCCATGCGCCGGCCCGCCAGCACCACGCTGTAATCGTTGCGCAGCAACGCCAAAGCGATATGCTTGCCGATGCCGGAACCTGCGCCTGTAACCAGCGCGACTTTTTTCGTTGTTGCCATTGCCTGTGCTCCTTGCCTGTTGTTTCCTGCATTTTAACGGTGTTTCAGCATCGGGCCTGGGCACACGCCGGCAAACTTGTAATATTCAAATGCAACTTTGATCGTTCACTGCGTGATCTTGTTTTGTTAATCTGCCCTGCATGGCGGTCGCTTTTTGCGATCGGCCGCACCGAAACATCAACCAGGGACGACAACAACAATGAAATCATTCGCCATCTTATTCACCGGCCTGACGCTGTTGTCAGGGCTGGCCCATGCCGACAAGCTGGACGATATCAAGAAAGCCGGCGTATTGCGCGTCGCCACCTTCGACGGCAATCCGCCGTTCGGTTTTGTCGACCAGAAAACCAACAAGCTCATCGGCCTCGATGTCGACTACGCCAATGAAGTCGCCAAAAAGCTCGGCGTCAAGGTCGAACTGGTGCCGACCAACCCGGCCAACCGCATCCCTTTACTGACGTCCGGCAAGGTCGACGTCGTGTTCGCCAATTTCACCATCAATGCCGAGCGCGCCCAGGTGATCGATTTCAGCATTCCTTACTTTGCATCGGGCCAGCAATTCCTGGCGAAAAAAGGCGTGCTGAAGAGCGCCACGCAGATTCCCGAGCTGCGCATAGGGACCGACAAAGGCACCACCATGGAAACCACCTTGCGCGAAAAATACCCGGCGGCCAAGGTCGTCCTGTACGACGACACCCCGTTTGCCCTGGCCGCCCTGCGCAACGGCAACGTCCAGGCGATTACCCAGGACGGCTCGAAACTGATCGCGCTGCTGGCGAATATCCCGGACAAGGAAAAATATGAAATCCCGGCGTTTGCCATTTCCGAGGAATATGAAGGCGTCGGCGTACCCAAGGGCGAAACGCGCCTGGTCAATACGCTCAACGATACCTTGCGCGAATTCGAGAAGAACGGCACCGCTCTCAAGATCTACGACAAGTGGTTCGGCCCCAACAGCAAATCGCCGCTGCCGCGTCTGTTCAGGATCGGCGACACCAAGCTGAGCCAGAACTGACCAACTACTAATTCTCCGTGTATCTGTCTTGCACCGGCAATCTCCATGTTGCCGGTGTTTTTTTGTTTAGTGGCTGCAAAGTAAAAAATGACTGAGTTTCAAACTATCCTGGGGCAAATGCTTGCCCCCAAATACCTCGGCTGGCTGCTCGACGGCCTGTGGATGACGCTGCTGCTGTCCGCCGTGGTCGCCGTTTTTTCCACCTTGCTGGGCATTGTCATCGCCGCCGCACGCTCCAGCCGGCAGCCCTGGCTGGTCCTGCCGGCCCGCGGCTTCCTCTCCATCTTTCGCAATACCCCGTTGCTGGTGCAACTGTTTTTCTGGTATTTCGGCGTCTCCGGCCTGCTGCCGGAAAGTTCGGTGGAATGGCTCAATACGGTGCACAGCGTGGTGCTGGGCCCTTACCTGAAATTGACATGGCCATCGTTCGAGCTGCTCTGTGCAATCTTCGGCCTGAGCCTGTATTCTGCAGCTTACGTCAGCGAAGAAATCCGCGCCGGCATGCGCGGTGTTGCCGAAGCACAGCGGCTGGCTGCTGCTGCCCTCGGCCTGAACCGCTGGCAGGGATTGCGCTACGTGATTCTGCCGCAAGCGGTGCGCATCGCGCTGCCGCCCTTGCTCGGCCAGTACATGAATATCGTCAAGAACACTTCACTGACCATGGCCATCGGCCTGGCGGAACTGTCTTACACTTCGCGCCAGGTGGAGGCGCAAACCTTCAAGACTTTCCAGGCTTTCGGCGTGGCGACCTTGTTCTACATCGCCGCCATCGCGCTGATTGAAACCTTGGGCCAGCTGATCCAGCGCCGGCAACGGCTGGCCGGCGCCGCGCAGCGATGAGCATGCAACTCAGCGTATTGACGGACAACCTGCCATATCTGCTCTGGGGTGCGTATCCCGACGGCCCGCTGGGCGGAGCGGCCCTGACCGTGCTGCTCAGCGTCGGTTCGGCGCTGGCCTCGGCTTTGCTGGGACTGGTGCTGGGGATCGCCCTGTCGCTGGCGCGCGGCTGGCCGCAGCTGCTGCTGACCATGGTGCTCGGCTTCTTCCGCGCAATCCCGGTGCTGATGCTGATTTTCTGGACCTACTTCCTGCTGCCCATCGTTTTCCATATCGACGTGCCGGGCGTGCTGTCCGTGATGTGCGCCCTGGCGCTGATCGGCGGCGCCTACCTGGCGCATTCGGTGCATGCCGGCATCAGCGGCATCAAGGCCGGGCAATGGGACGCCGGCCTGTCGCTGGGCATGCCGCGTGTGGCGGTGCTGCGCCACATCGTGCTGCCGCAGGCGCTGCAGATGATGCTGCCCTCCTTCGTCAACCAATGGGTGACCTTGATCAAGGACAGCTCGCTGGCCTACATCGTCGGCGTCGGCGAATTGTCGTTCGTGGCGGCGCAGGTCAATAGCCGGGTGATGATTTATCCGGCCGAGATCTTCATGTTCATCGGCTTGATCTATTTTGTGCTGTGCTCAGGGCTGGGCTTGTTTGCGGATCGCGTTGCTGCGTATTTTCAGGCCAGCACTACCTGAGTGTGGCCTGGGGCCGAGCGGCTGGTCTTCTTCACGACGATGTCCACGTCACGCCCGAGGCGGTTCAGGCACTCGATCATCTTGGCCTGGCTGATGCCCCTGAATTTTCCGCGCAACATTTCTGACAGTTTAGGCTGGGGCATGCCCAGCAGATCGGCAGCAACTTGCTGAGTCAAATGCCGGCTCCTGATGATCTGGGAGATCTCATGCGCCAGCTTGGCCTTGACCAGCATTTCGTCGGCATCGGGGAAACCGAGATCGGCATAGGGGTTATCGCTACCTATTTCAATATCGATACCGTTGATAGTTACTTTCTGATTCACTCTCTACTCCTTTGCATTGCGATTGCAGTTTTCAATCTGGTTCGAATCAAATCCATATCCGGCTTGGGTGTGGCGCTACCGCTAACAGACTTTTTCTGAAAGCAATGCAGCACATAAAGTGCCTCGGCATAGCGCACCGTATAGATGGCTCGATACGTATCCCCTTGGCAATCTTCCACAATTTCCAGTACACCCGCGCCGCCAAAACCCTTCATCGGTTTGGCCTGATAATGCTTGCCGCCGGCCTGGGCCAAATGCAACGCGTAACCAAAAGCGGCTTGAACTTCTGACGGCATCGCTGCAAGGTCTTTTTTCGCCGAACCTACCCAGTGCAGGGGTCTCGTAAAAGCAGATATCATAATTATACCCAAATATAGATAAGCGCGGCATAGTCCCATCACAGCATAGATAGATGAATGGACTGATCAATTGACTAACCGCGAATCGGATTTATACTGTACATACATACAGTATAATATTTCTCCGCTTACGTTTTTACCTAAATGTCATTTAGTCATGTCCATGCCCGCCAGCGCCCCATCCAGCATTTCCGCCGCCGCCCAATCGGTCGTGGCGACCTTGCCGCATGCCTTGTGGCGCGCAGACCAGATGGGTTCTTACCAGGGTGTGGTCACGGCCTCCGGCCATCCCTCGCTGGACCGCGAGTTGCCGAACGGCGGCTGGCCGCATTCGGCATTGATAGAGTTGCTGCTGCAACAGGCCGGCAGCGGCGAAATACGCCTGTTGCAGCCGGCGCTGGCGCGCATCGCCAGTCAGCGCCGGATCGTCTTGCTGCAGCCGCCGCATCTGCCGCAGATCGCAGCCTGGGATGGCGCCGGCCTGGCCAGTGGACAACTGCTGTGGATCAAGGCGGCGCGCAGCGCCGATGCGCTGTGGTCGGCGGAACAGGTATTGCGCAACGGCAGCTGCGGCGCGCTGCTGCTGTGGCAATCGCATATCCGCGGCGAAGCTTTGCGCCGCTTGCACCTGGCGGCCCAGGCCAGCGACACCATGCTGTGGCTGCTGCGGCCGCTGAGCGCCGCCCACGAATCCTCGCCCTCGCCTTTGCGCCTGGCACTGCGGCCGGCGCGCAACGGCGTCGAAATCCAGCTGCTCAAGCGCAAGGGACCGCAGCACGAACAAGCGTTTTACCTGCCGCTGACGGCAACCGTGGCCGAAACCGATGCGGCCACGGTCCAGGCCGTTCCGCCACATTCTTTTGCCGCACCCGACCATGACACTCTGGATAGGCATACACCTGCCGTCGCTGGCGCTGGAAACATTGCGCCCGCGCTGGTCTGAACCCTGCATGCTGGCCGTGCTGGAGCATGACCAGGTGCTGGCCATGACCGCCAGTGCGGAAGCCAGCGGCGTGCGGCCTGGCATGCGCCGCGGCGGCGTGCTGGCGCTGGCGCCGCAGGCGCAGTTGTGCGAGCGTGATGCGGTACGCGAACAAGGCGCGCGCAACGATATCGCGCTGACCCTGCTGCAATACACGCCGGAGGTGGCGCATGCCGAGGAGGATTCGCTGCTGCTCGACGTCAGCGCCAGCCTGAGCGCTTTCGGCGGCCGCCTGGCGCTGTGCCGCCGCATCCGCGACAGCATCCAGGCGCTGGGCTTCACCCCGCACGTCAGCATGGCGCCAACTGCCCAGGGCGCGTGGCTGCTGGCGCGCTATCGCTGCCAGGCCAACACGCCGGCCTGGCCCGGCAGCGCCGCTGCTTGCGGCTGGCCAGCCTGCAGCGGCGGCTGGATAAATTGCCGTTCGCGATCCTGCTGGCGGCGCGCCCCTACCAGGATTGGCTGGCCGGCATCGGCTGCCAGACCCTGGCCGATTTGCGCAAGCTGCCGCGCGCCGGCTTGCAGCGGCGCAGCGACAAGCACATCCTGGAAACCCTGGATCGCGCCTATGGCACGGCGCCGGAGGTATTTGAATGGGTGCAGCCGCCGCAGGCATTCAGCGCCTGGCTGGAACTGCCGGACCGCATAGAACATGCCGAGGCCGTGCTGTTTGCGGCACGCCGCCTGATCCTGCAAATGATAGGCTGGCTGGTGGCGCAACAGCTGGCGGTATCGCGCTTTCTGCTATCGATGGAACATGAGCGCGGACGCCAGGCAATCACCCCACGCCGCTGGAAATCGCACTGGGCGAACCAGCCTGGCATGAAGAACACCTGCTGCGCCTGCTGAAAGAAAGGCTGGGCCGGCTGCAACTCGATGCGCCCGTGATCGCCTTGCGTTTACAGGCAACCCAGGTGGCGCCGATGCTGCCGCCGACCGCTTCGCTATTTCCCGAACCAGGCGGCACGCCCGGCGCCTACGCTCGTCTGCTGGAGCTGCTGAGCGCGCGGCTCGGCAGCGAAAATGTCTTGCAGCCGGCCGCCCTGGCCGACCACCGGCCGGAAATCGCCAACGCCTGGCAAGCCGCTGCCGACAGTCAACGCCTGCTAGCGCCAGACGATGCATTGCGCCGCATCCGGCCGCAACGGCCATTCTGGCTCCTGCAACAACCGTTGGCCTTGATGTTCCGCAAGGACCGACCGTTTTACGGTTCGCCCTTGCGCCTGCTGTCAGGGCCAGAGCGCATCGAATGCGGCTGGTGGGATGGCCCGCCGACCGTGCGCGATTACTTCGTGGCGGAAGGTGCAGAAGCCGCTTGTTACTGGATATATCGCGAGCGCGATGGCGATGACATCCACTGGTTCCTGCACGGCTTGTTTGCCTGATTAGTGTAGTGTTTCGTACGTAATGGCATTTAAGAAATGGCGTATTTTCGTGCCAGGCTAGGCGGATGGCCGCCCCGCGCGAACCGGAGCGATAGTGGACTATCGCGAGGATTTGCAACAACGCATGGCGCGAAAAGACGCGGTCGGCTAGACGCCGTTTATTAAGGGTCATTATGTGCGAAACACTACACTAGATATGAAAGAAAATCCTTCGCTGGCACCGCCGTCGATCGTGCTGCCGGAATACGCCGAACTGCAGTGCGTCTCGAATTTCAGCTTCCTGCGCGGCGCTTCGCATCCCGAGGAACTGGTGGAGCGCGCTGTCCAGCTCGGCTACGCGGCGCTGGCGATTACCGACGAATGCTCGCTGGCCGGCGTGGTGCGCGCCCATGTCGAGGCCAAGCAACATGGACTGCCGTTGCTGATCGGCAGCCAGTTCCAGCTGCATGAGGCCGACGGCAGCCCGGCGTTTTCCCTGATCGCGCTGGCGCAGAACCGCGAGGGTTACGGCAACCTGTCGGAACTGATCACGCTGGCGCGCAGCCGCGCCGACAAAGGCCACTACCTGCTCAGGCCGCAAGACCTCGACGCTCCCGACAGCGCCAACGCCCACCTGCGCCAGCTGCCCGATTGCCTGCTGATCCTGCTGCCCGTGCATGGTATCGACACCGAGACCCTGGCACGCCAGGCGACATGGCTGAACAGCACCTTTCCCGGCCGCGCCTGGATCGGCATGACCATACTGCACCAGGTCGGCGACGAGCAGCAACGCGCCGTGATTGAACAGGTCGCGCGGCAGCTCGGCTTGCCGGTGGTCGCTACCGGCGATGTCTGCATGCACCGCCGCTCGCGCAAGCCGCTGCAGGATACACTGACCGCGATCCGGCTCGGCAAGCCTGTCGCCGCCTGCGGTTACGCATTGGCGCCGAATGCCGAACAGCATCTGCGCGCCCGGCTGCGGCTGGCCAACCTGTATCCGGCGGCGGCCCTGGCCGAAACAGTCAGGATCGCCGGCAAATGCAGCTTCTCGCTGGATGAACTGAAGTATGAATATCCGGATGAAATCGTGCCGCCAGGACATACTCCGGCCAGCTATCTACGCCAGCAAACCTATATCGGCGCACGCAGCCGCTTCTCCGACGAAATCCCGGCCATGGTGCAGCGGCAGCTGGAAGATGAACTGGACCTGATCCAGGAGCTGAAATACGAAGCTTATTTCCTGACCGTCTACGACATTGTCCAGTTTGCCCGCAGCCAGGGCATCTTGTGCCAGGGCCGCGGCTCGGCCGCCAACTCGGCGGTCTGTTATTGCCTCGGCATCACCGAGGTCGATCCGGCCCAGAGCACCTTGCTGTTCGGCCGCTTCATCAGCCGCGAGCGCAATGAACCGCCCGACATCGATGTCGATTTCGAACATCAGCGGCGCGAGGAAGTGATCCAGTACATTTACGAAAAATACGGCCGGCGGCGGGCGGCGCTGACCGCGGTGGTCATCAGCTATCGGCCGCGCAGCGTATTGCGCGATGTCGGCAAGGCGCTCGGCGTCGATCCCGGCCTGGTCGACCAGGTCGCCAAATCGCAGCGCTGGTGGGACGACA
Coding sequences within it:
- a CDS encoding Gfo/Idh/MocA family protein, with protein sequence MQQLVRWGILGTGKIARAFAAGLHDVPDAVLLAVASRSSGSADAFGREFDIQHRHASYQALADDPQVDVIYIATPHSMHAENAIMCLAAGKHVLCEKPFTMNRREAEQVIALARRNKLFLLEAMWSRFLPGITEARRIVASGEIGKVRQVQSDFSFVGDFGPEHRLYNPELGGGALLDIGIYPLSISTFFLGPVDAVQSIAEIGATGVDEQTAFSMRHRGGGLSSCICSTRVAGPVEMTISGELGYLRLHTNFHLGASLTITLADGSTRSQQCPFIGNGYAHEAIEVMRCLRAGLVESPFTTHDETLAQMAVLDTIRAQIGVTYPADQA
- the imuA gene encoding translesion DNA synthesis-associated protein ImuA; the encoded protein is MSMPASAPSSISAAAQSVVATLPHALWRADQMGSYQGVVTASGHPSLDRELPNGGWPHSALIELLLQQAGSGEIRLLQPALARIASQRRIVLLQPPHLPQIAAWDGAGLASGQLLWIKAARSADALWSAEQVLRNGSCGALLLWQSHIRGEALRRLHLAAQASDTMLWLLRPLSAAHESSPSPLRLALRPARNGVEIQLLKRKGPQHEQAFYLPLTATVAETDAATVQAVPPHSFAAPDHDTLDRHTPAVAGAGNIAPALV
- a CDS encoding ABC transporter substrate-binding protein, with the translated sequence MKSFAILFTGLTLLSGLAHADKLDDIKKAGVLRVATFDGNPPFGFVDQKTNKLIGLDVDYANEVAKKLGVKVELVPTNPANRIPLLTSGKVDVVFANFTINAERAQVIDFSIPYFASGQQFLAKKGVLKSATQIPELRIGTDKGTTMETTLREKYPAAKVVLYDDTPFALAALRNGNVQAITQDGSKLIALLANIPDKEKYEIPAFAISEEYEGVGVPKGETRLVNTLNDTLREFEKNGTALKIYDKWFGPNSKSPLPRLFRIGDTKLSQN
- a CDS encoding amino acid ABC transporter permease, which encodes MTEFQTILGQMLAPKYLGWLLDGLWMTLLLSAVVAVFSTLLGIVIAAARSSRQPWLVLPARGFLSIFRNTPLLVQLFFWYFGVSGLLPESSVEWLNTVHSVVLGPYLKLTWPSFELLCAIFGLSLYSAAYVSEEIRAGMRGVAEAQRLAAAALGLNRWQGLRYVILPQAVRIALPPLLGQYMNIVKNTSLTMAIGLAELSYTSRQVEAQTFKTFQAFGVATLFYIAAIALIETLGQLIQRRQRLAGAAQR
- a CDS encoding amino acid ABC transporter permease: MQLSVLTDNLPYLLWGAYPDGPLGGAALTVLLSVGSALASALLGLVLGIALSLARGWPQLLLTMVLGFFRAIPVLMLIFWTYFLLPIVFHIDVPGVLSVMCALALIGGAYLAHSVHAGISGIKAGQWDAGLSLGMPRVAVLRHIVLPQALQMMLPSFVNQWVTLIKDSSLAYIVGVGELSFVAAQVNSRVMIYPAEIFMFIGLIYFVLCSGLGLFADRVAAYFQASTT
- a CDS encoding SDR family oxidoreductase is translated as MATTKKVALVTGAGSGIGKHIALALLRNDYSVVLAGRRMAALEETVAAAGASGVDALAVSADVSDPASVKALFEKTRDRFGRLDLLFNNAGIFTKSASLEDVDFAQWKASVDVNLSGAFLCTQEAFRIMKAQTPGGGRIINNGSISAHVPRPNSVAYTATKHAITGLTKSTSLDGRKYNIACGQIDIGNAATDMTEKMERGILQANGQVAVEPTMSVENVANAVLYMASLPLDANVQFMTVMATNMPFIGRG
- a CDS encoding helix-turn-helix domain-containing protein gives rise to the protein MNQKVTINGIDIEIGSDNPYADLGFPDADEMLVKAKLAHEISQIIRSRHLTQQVAADLLGMPQPKLSEMLRGKFRGISQAKMIECLNRLGRDVDIVVKKTSRSAPGHTQVVLA
- a CDS encoding type II toxin-antitoxin system RelE/ParE family toxin — translated: MISAFTRPLHWVGSAKKDLAAMPSEVQAAFGYALHLAQAGGKHYQAKPMKGFGGAGVLEIVEDCQGDTYRAIYTVRYAEALYVLHCFQKKSVSGSATPKPDMDLIRTRLKTAIAMQRSRE
- a CDS encoding flavin reductase family protein translates to MQNIQAVELAKAYRLLNHGPTTIVTSAHGGVSNVMAAAWAMPLDFDPPKVLLVIDSSTLTRELVEASGEFALNIPTRALAETTLAVGSSSGRDGDKFAALDIATFPSEKIAAPLMSGCLAWLECKVIPELHNQQRYDLFIAEVVAAWADAAAFSAGRWHFPADDQRSLHYLSGGAFFATGEAFNVELKP